A window of Flavobacterium flavigenum contains these coding sequences:
- a CDS encoding SDR family NAD(P)-dependent oxidoreductase: MSKTILISGASKGFGRAWTEAFLAKGYNVAATARNIEALSDLKTQYGDAILPLKLDVNNREDSFAVVQQVHQHFGKIDILINNAGYALNGAVEEASESEARAQFETNFFGTLWLTQAVLPIMRNQKSGHIIQVSSILGIAALPNLGIYNASKFAVEGLTETLASEVKQFGINVTLVEPNGYATDIWGQGFNSKSIEAYDGLKKAIVDGHNPDSFGKTSATVPAILKLVEAENPPLRLFLGKVALPFAKQTYEQKLATWEEWADVSVAAHG; this comes from the coding sequence ATGTCAAAAACAATTTTAATTTCAGGAGCGTCAAAAGGATTCGGAAGAGCCTGGACAGAAGCATTTTTAGCAAAAGGATATAACGTAGCGGCAACAGCCAGAAATATTGAAGCGTTATCCGACTTAAAAACACAATACGGAGACGCAATTTTACCTCTTAAACTGGATGTCAATAATCGCGAAGATTCGTTTGCTGTTGTGCAGCAAGTACACCAGCATTTCGGGAAAATAGACATTTTGATCAATAATGCGGGCTATGCTTTAAACGGAGCTGTGGAAGAAGCCTCTGAAAGTGAAGCCAGAGCGCAATTCGAAACCAATTTCTTTGGAACCTTATGGCTGACTCAGGCGGTTTTGCCAATTATGAGAAATCAAAAAAGTGGTCATATTATTCAGGTTTCGTCTATTTTAGGAATTGCTGCCCTACCCAATTTAGGAATTTATAATGCATCTAAATTTGCAGTTGAAGGTCTTACTGAAACGCTGGCATCTGAAGTAAAACAATTCGGAATCAACGTTACTTTGGTTGAACCAAACGGTTATGCTACTGATATCTGGGGGCAAGGATTCAATAGTAAAAGTATTGAAGCGTATGACGGACTGAAAAAAGCTATTGTAGACGGGCATAATCCTGACTCTTTCGGAAAAACAAGTGCTACGGTTCCGGCTATCCTTAAACTGGTTGAAGCTGAAAACCCTCCCCTACGCCTGTTTTTAGGAAAAGTAGCTTTACCATTCGCTAAACAAACCTATGAACAAAAACTGGCCACGTGGGAAGAATGGGCTGATGTTTCTGTAGCGGCACACGGATAA
- a CDS encoding DUF6934 family protein: MQKKHLRNIDIYETKVSIENSIVQYLFESTGERNVIKAVQYIGFETKNGQTIYNLGFGDYDFETKSISDSENTNNGDMRTVFNTVLNTVPKFFKDNPGYPIYVQGSDSSGSFEEECRRSCSKKCDDFCKNKNRRIRTYIYFINKNLKKLSTEYIFFGFDEDQKSFVPYLPKNKYIAVLVYKK; this comes from the coding sequence TTGCAGAAAAAACATTTGAGGAACATTGATATTTACGAAACGAAAGTGTCTATAGAAAATTCTATTGTTCAATATCTTTTTGAGAGTACAGGAGAAAGAAATGTTATTAAAGCTGTTCAGTATATAGGTTTTGAGACTAAGAACGGTCAAACCATATACAATCTGGGTTTTGGTGATTATGATTTTGAAACTAAAAGCATCTCTGATAGTGAAAATACGAATAATGGAGATATGAGAACTGTTTTTAATACTGTACTAAACACAGTTCCTAAATTTTTTAAGGATAATCCAGGGTATCCAATTTACGTTCAGGGTAGTGACAGTTCAGGTTCCTTTGAAGAAGAATGTAGAAGATCATGTTCTAAGAAATGTGATGACTTTTGTAAAAATAAAAACAGAAGAATAAGAACATACATATACTTCATCAATAAGAACCTGAAAAAACTTTCAACAGAATATATTTTTTTCGGATTTGACGAAGATCAAAAAAGTTTCGTTCCATATCTACCAAAAAATAAATACATAGCTGTATTGGTTTATAAAAAATAA
- the kaiC gene encoding circadian clock protein KaiC — translation MAYKKAKSQQFIFPKTPTGIDGLDDITNGGFPKGRPTLICGGAGCGKTLFSMQFLIKGITEYNEPGVFMSFEEPSDDLTLNVKSLGFDIEKLKADKKLIVDHVRVERSEIEEAGEYDLDGLFIRLGYAIDSIKATRVVLDTIESLFGGLDNQAILRAELRRLFHWLKAKGVTAIVTGERGEATLTRQGLEEYVSDCVIVLDHRVIDQVSTRRLRIVKYRGSTHGTNEYPFLIDSDGISVLPITSLKLDNDVSSDIVSTGVPGLDEMFHSGGFYRGSNTLVSGTAGTAKTTIASYFANEQCEKNEKTIYFAFEESPQQLIRNMKSIGVDLQKHIKKGTLQIHSSRPSLNGLELHLLTLRKLIKEFKPTTIIIDPISNLITVGSPDEVRSMLVRLIDMLKAHNITVLFTSLNKRTDKFRPDLAEESVSSLVDIWITVRDMEGIGERNRGIFIVKARGMGHSNKVREFVITNEGIELLDVELGPKGILTGSERQSHKMKKSLSDLKHQNELSRKDREIERKRKVLEANIEALRNEFESAQEELGILRATEELYEKLTSKKKKE, via the coding sequence ATGGCATACAAAAAAGCAAAATCACAGCAATTTATATTTCCTAAAACCCCTACCGGGATTGACGGATTAGACGATATTACAAACGGTGGTTTTCCAAAAGGCCGCCCAACCTTGATTTGTGGCGGTGCTGGTTGTGGAAAAACCTTATTCTCAATGCAATTCCTGATTAAAGGAATTACCGAATATAATGAACCTGGTGTCTTCATGTCTTTTGAAGAACCTTCTGACGACCTTACTTTAAATGTGAAGTCGTTAGGATTTGACATTGAGAAACTTAAAGCAGATAAAAAACTGATAGTAGATCATGTTCGGGTTGAAAGATCTGAAATTGAAGAAGCAGGCGAATACGATCTGGATGGTCTATTCATCAGACTGGGTTATGCAATTGATTCTATTAAAGCGACAAGAGTGGTTCTTGATACCATTGAATCTTTATTTGGAGGACTGGACAATCAGGCGATTCTTCGTGCCGAATTGAGACGCTTATTTCATTGGCTTAAAGCCAAAGGCGTAACCGCCATAGTTACCGGAGAACGCGGAGAAGCAACACTGACACGCCAGGGACTGGAAGAATACGTTTCAGACTGCGTAATCGTTCTGGACCATCGGGTTATTGATCAGGTTTCTACCAGAAGACTCCGAATTGTAAAATACAGAGGCTCTACGCACGGCACCAACGAATATCCGTTTTTGATAGACAGTGATGGTATTTCGGTACTTCCTATCACTTCCCTGAAACTGGATAATGATGTTAGTTCTGATATTGTTTCGACCGGTGTCCCGGGCTTAGACGAAATGTTTCATAGCGGCGGATTTTATCGTGGCAGTAATACTTTGGTATCCGGAACTGCCGGAACAGCTAAAACCACTATAGCTTCCTACTTTGCAAATGAACAATGTGAAAAGAACGAAAAAACCATTTATTTTGCATTTGAAGAATCTCCGCAACAGCTCATTCGGAACATGAAATCGATAGGCGTCGATCTTCAAAAGCATATCAAAAAAGGCACTTTGCAAATTCATTCATCGCGTCCTTCGCTTAACGGACTGGAACTCCATTTGCTTACCCTTAGAAAACTGATTAAGGAATTTAAGCCTACCACCATCATTATTGACCCTATCAGTAATCTGATTACCGTTGGAAGTCCGGATGAAGTGCGTTCGATGTTAGTAAGGCTTATCGATATGCTGAAGGCACACAATATTACGGTACTTTTTACGTCTTTAAATAAACGAACTGATAAGTTTAGACCTGATCTTGCCGAAGAATCTGTATCTTCGTTAGTGGATATCTGGATTACAGTCCGCGATATGGAAGGAATTGGGGAAAGAAACCGCGGTATTTTTATCGTTAAAGCCAGAGGAATGGGACATTCTAATAAGGTAAGGGAATTTGTAATTACAAATGAAGGAATCGAATTGCTGGATGTAGAATTAGGCCCAAAAGGAATTCTTACCGGCAGTGAAAGGCAATCGCATAAAATGAAAAAGTCACTGTCTGATCTGAAGCACCAGAATGAACTTAGCAGGAAAGACAGGGAAATTGAACGTAAACGCAAAGTACTCGAAGCCAATATTGAAGCACTTAGAAACGAATTTGAATCGGCTCAGGAGGAATTAGGTATTCTGAGAGCAACGGAAGAGTTATATGAAAAACTAACTTCGAAGAAAAAAAAGGAATAA
- a CDS encoding circadian clock KaiB family protein: MKKEVAEWQLLLYVAGQTPKSIKALENIKKYAEQHLAGKYSIEIIDLLKNPQLAEGDQILAVPTLVRKFPEPIRKIIGDLSNEERVLVGLNIKPLKV, encoded by the coding sequence ATGAAAAAAGAAGTAGCCGAATGGCAGTTATTGCTTTATGTTGCGGGTCAGACGCCAAAATCGATCAAGGCATTAGAGAATATAAAAAAGTATGCCGAACAACATCTGGCAGGGAAATACAGCATCGAAATTATCGATTTGCTAAAGAATCCCCAATTGGCAGAAGGCGATCAGATTTTGGCTGTACCCACTCTGGTAAGAAAATTTCCGGAACCTATTCGCAAGATTATTGGCGATCTTTCTAATGAAGAAAGAGTACTTGTAGGGCTGAATATCAAACCCCTAAAAGTTTAA
- a CDS encoding circadian clock KaiB family protein — translation MDNSTDETASSRHKFLLFVSGMSVKSGHAIENLRRICDQYLQDDYELEIVDISRDTEKAIVHQIVAIPTLIKTHPAPRRIILGDLSDEEKVLQILNLRE, via the coding sequence ATGGACAATTCAACTGATGAAACCGCTTCATCCAGACATAAGTTCCTACTTTTTGTTTCGGGTATGTCTGTGAAATCAGGACATGCAATTGAAAATTTGCGCCGGATATGTGACCAATATCTTCAGGATGATTATGAACTGGAGATTGTAGATATCAGCCGGGATACAGAAAAGGCCATCGTACATCAGATTGTAGCGATACCAACTTTAATAAAAACGCATCCTGCCCCAAGACGAATTATTCTCGGTGATTTGTCAGACGAGGAAAAGGTTTTGCAAATACTTAATTTAAGGGAATAG
- a CDS encoding PAS domain-containing sensor histidine kinase, with the protein MITDDKNINSLLAEIESLKEKLDESNSIIEAIREGGVDALVVNNNGVPQLYSLETADYTYRLLVEKFRQGALSITKNGLILYCNDFFAQLVNIPSEQIIGNYIQEYFENSGLFATLIEALKYGVSTHEILFKTNSYPATFPSYISMTDLEPSVEAIGIVVIDLTEKKNHEETLIKNQETLEGKIKELNRINSNLEEFIHVISHDLKEPLRKILMHNSKIDGSYLTEIDAKSMDVIKLSVLRLNSLVDDLVKYSSQTKHEEHSKVDLKSIISEVLEDLEVSITDKNAHIEIGKLPVLKASAVQMRQLFANLISNAIKYSKANIPPEIQIYQVDDLDDEISNQNPKFVRIQIKDNGIGMDSGHLLKIFTIFQRLHARNEYSGNGIGLAICKKIMENHSGTITVESKLNEGTTFTIYFPI; encoded by the coding sequence TTGATAACAGACGATAAAAATATAAATTCCTTATTAGCAGAAATTGAGTCATTAAAGGAAAAACTTGATGAATCAAATAGCATTATTGAAGCAATAAGAGAAGGTGGCGTTGATGCGCTCGTGGTCAACAATAATGGGGTTCCGCAGCTTTATTCGCTTGAAACAGCCGATTACACCTACAGGCTCCTGGTCGAAAAATTCAGACAAGGCGCGCTTAGTATTACCAAAAACGGACTGATCTTATATTGCAACGATTTTTTTGCCCAACTGGTCAATATTCCTTCGGAGCAGATCATCGGAAATTATATTCAGGAATATTTTGAGAACAGCGGGCTGTTTGCCACGCTTATTGAAGCTTTAAAATATGGGGTCAGTACACATGAAATTCTTTTCAAAACCAACAGCTACCCTGCTACATTTCCGTCTTACATTTCCATGACAGATCTGGAACCCTCTGTTGAAGCCATTGGTATCGTGGTAATCGATCTGACCGAAAAGAAAAATCACGAAGAAACGCTCATCAAAAATCAGGAGACGCTCGAAGGAAAAATCAAAGAACTCAACCGGATCAATAGTAATCTCGAAGAATTCATTCACGTGATATCGCACGATCTAAAAGAGCCGCTGCGCAAAATCCTCATGCACAACAGTAAAATAGACGGAAGTTACTTAACTGAAATTGATGCGAAATCAATGGATGTGATCAAATTATCCGTTTTGCGTCTTAATTCTCTGGTTGATGATTTGGTTAAATATTCGTCGCAAACCAAACACGAAGAGCATTCAAAAGTTGATTTAAAGAGCATCATTTCTGAGGTTTTAGAGGATCTGGAGGTAAGTATCACCGACAAAAATGCCCATATCGAAATCGGAAAACTGCCAGTATTAAAAGCTTCTGCAGTTCAGATGCGACAGCTTTTTGCGAATCTGATTTCGAATGCCATTAAATATTCCAAAGCCAATATACCACCTGAGATACAAATTTATCAGGTTGATGATTTAGATGACGAAATATCAAATCAAAATCCTAAATTTGTAAGGATTCAGATTAAAGACAACGGAATCGGAATGGATTCGGGTCATTTGCTTAAGATTTTTACGATTTTCCAGCGGCTGCATGCCCGAAACGAATATTCAGGAAACGGTATAGGCCTGGCGATTTGTAAAAAGATTATGGAAAACCATTCCGGGACAATCACAGTCGAAAGCAAACTGAATGAAGGGACAACATTTACCATTTATTTTCCAATTTAA
- a CDS encoding response regulator produces the protein MPQKNLHIIIAEDDNDDADVIFETFNNNPDFGKVSLVANGEELLNFLKDTTNETPDVILTDINMPIRNGIEALQEILNHHELKNIPCFVYSTSINPSYKQKCDVLGVKAYLIKPYSFEAFEEIPKTILSIISA, from the coding sequence ATGCCTCAAAAAAACTTACATATCATAATTGCAGAAGATGATAATGATGATGCAGATGTAATCTTCGAAACTTTTAACAACAATCCGGACTTCGGAAAAGTAAGCCTCGTAGCCAATGGCGAAGAATTGCTGAATTTCCTGAAAGACACTACCAACGAAACACCAGATGTTATCCTGACCGATATCAACATGCCCATACGCAACGGCATCGAAGCCCTGCAGGAAATTTTAAACCATCACGAACTCAAAAACATTCCCTGCTTTGTGTATTCTACGAGTATAAACCCATCTTACAAACAAAAATGCGACGTACTTGGCGTTAAAGCGTATCTCATAAAGCCCTACTCTTTCGAGGCTTTTGAAGAAATCCCAAAGACGATTCTGAGTATTATTTCAGCTTAA
- the hsdR gene encoding type I restriction-modification system endonuclease has translation MTSKFSFLQSNYAELFTISELAEKLYFVDPSSSLGKSRLFSEKMAILIWQFEGLGQFEGNQVERINQLFYSNCIPEVVKDIFHSIRKSGNKATHDGNSSNPEALFVLKKCYQLARWFYETYENTFLERDIYVLPENHHEKTLETLNTELNKLSKEVIDYQTKIESLNASTNIISKRKEKSNQNAGNINLDEADTRLLLIDKQLVSAGWECDSVSINYKTNKTLPEKGKNKAIAEWPCNGKWADYALFVGTELYGIVEAKKYATDISTDLRQSKIYAECLEISSHFKTLGEWNSFKVPFLFSTNGRTYIEQLKTKSGIWFLDIRKERNRAYPLKGWFSPQGLTEQFSRDVEKANTRLEESDYDYLQNPNGLGLRYYQIDAIKAVEDKIINNPDDKRSLLVMATGTGKTRTTIGFVYRMIKSDRFKRILFLTDRRLLASQALGSFKDNKVEDINTFANIYKMEEMKNVIPEADTRLHFATVQSMVKRLFYSENETLPIDTYDCIIIDEAHRGYNLDKEINEEDLSFKDENDYVGQYKKVIEYFNAYIVGLTATPALHTTEIFGKPVHNYSYREAVIDGFLTDHEPPYIIKTRLSEEGILWEKGEKPKILNSETNEIEELAELEDELHIEIEQFNKLVITESFNRAVIKELVQNLDPESDEKTLIFAVRDSHADLIVQLLFEEFEAIGVEVPQDSIQKLTGKVYDVENLTKRFKNEKFPNIVVTVDLLTTGIDVPQICNLVFIRRVRSRILFEQMLGRATRLCKEIDKQFFKIYDAVRVYEALEDYTQMKTVSNPSISFQQLIEELEYIDTPERAKKQLEQIVAKLQRKKKQINEGQIEQFMYLAKGETPEEFIENLLEIENENIKKVLVNYASLWDFLDKKIYQPKMQLVSEHLDEVIGLERGYGKAEKPEDYIEGFKKFIEENRNQIVALKTICTKPSELDRKSLKELKLLLDQKGYNEITLATAWKNAKNQDLAADIISFIRTLALDTDLVSHEERIKNAVKKIKTSRSWNTVQLKWLDRFENQLLVETVLTKADLDSSPFQQEGGFTRLNKIFENDLENILATLNENLYTA, from the coding sequence ATGACATCAAAATTCTCATTTTTACAAAGTAATTACGCAGAACTATTCACTATTAGTGAATTAGCAGAAAAATTGTACTTTGTTGATCCTAGTTCGTCTTTAGGAAAATCCCGTCTTTTCTCTGAAAAGATGGCCATTTTAATCTGGCAGTTTGAAGGCTTGGGTCAGTTTGAAGGAAATCAGGTAGAACGGATCAACCAATTATTTTACAGCAATTGCATACCCGAAGTTGTAAAAGATATATTTCATTCTATTAGAAAATCAGGAAACAAGGCCACTCACGACGGAAACAGTTCCAACCCCGAAGCTTTGTTTGTTTTAAAAAAATGCTACCAGTTGGCACGTTGGTTTTACGAGACTTATGAAAATACTTTTTTAGAAAGAGACATCTATGTACTTCCTGAAAATCATCACGAAAAAACACTTGAAACACTTAATACTGAATTAAATAAACTTTCAAAAGAAGTCATTGATTATCAGACTAAAATTGAATCTTTAAATGCTTCAACAAATATAATATCGAAGCGAAAAGAAAAATCAAATCAAAATGCAGGTAACATCAATCTTGATGAAGCTGATACCCGACTGTTGTTGATCGACAAACAACTTGTGAGTGCCGGCTGGGAATGTGATTCTGTTTCGATTAACTATAAAACTAATAAAACACTTCCTGAAAAAGGCAAAAACAAAGCCATTGCTGAATGGCCTTGTAATGGAAAATGGGCGGATTATGCGCTATTTGTAGGAACAGAACTATACGGAATTGTTGAAGCTAAAAAATATGCAACTGATATTTCCACAGATTTGCGCCAATCCAAAATTTATGCGGAATGCCTCGAAATTTCTTCGCACTTTAAAACATTAGGAGAATGGAATTCTTTTAAAGTTCCCTTTTTATTTTCTACTAATGGAAGAACATATATTGAACAATTAAAAACCAAAAGCGGTATTTGGTTTCTGGATATTCGAAAAGAACGCAACAGGGCTTATCCCTTGAAAGGCTGGTTTTCTCCTCAGGGACTTACAGAACAGTTTTCCCGCGATGTTGAAAAAGCAAATACCCGGTTAGAAGAAAGTGATTATGACTATCTGCAAAATCCTAATGGTCTGGGATTGCGTTATTATCAGATTGATGCGATAAAAGCCGTTGAAGATAAAATTATAAATAATCCGGATGACAAACGTTCTCTTTTGGTTATGGCAACCGGAACCGGTAAAACGAGAACCACGATTGGTTTTGTGTACCGAATGATAAAATCCGACCGTTTTAAACGGATCTTATTTTTAACTGATCGAAGATTACTCGCCAGTCAGGCTTTGGGCAGTTTTAAAGATAATAAAGTAGAAGATATCAATACATTTGCCAACATTTACAAAATGGAGGAAATGAAAAATGTCATACCGGAAGCTGATACAAGACTTCATTTTGCAACGGTACAAAGTATGGTCAAAAGATTATTCTATTCTGAAAATGAAACTCTTCCCATTGACACTTATGATTGTATTATAATTGACGAAGCGCACAGAGGGTATAATCTGGATAAGGAAATTAACGAAGAAGATTTAAGTTTTAAGGACGAAAATGATTATGTCGGCCAATACAAAAAAGTAATCGAATATTTTAATGCCTACATTGTTGGTTTAACCGCAACCCCAGCCCTGCATACGACTGAAATTTTCGGAAAACCAGTACACAATTATTCGTATCGCGAAGCGGTTATTGACGGTTTCTTAACCGATCATGAACCGCCTTATATCATCAAAACAAGGCTTAGTGAAGAAGGAATCTTATGGGAAAAGGGAGAAAAACCCAAAATATTAAATTCTGAAACCAATGAAATTGAAGAGCTGGCCGAATTAGAAGATGAACTGCATATCGAAATTGAACAATTCAACAAACTGGTCATTACTGAATCCTTTAACCGGGCGGTTATTAAGGAACTGGTACAAAATCTGGATCCGGAAAGCGATGAAAAAACACTGATCTTTGCTGTTCGGGACAGTCATGCTGATTTGATTGTACAATTGCTTTTTGAAGAATTTGAAGCCATTGGTGTAGAAGTACCGCAAGATTCCATACAAAAACTGACCGGAAAAGTCTATGATGTAGAAAATCTGACCAAACGTTTTAAAAACGAAAAGTTTCCCAACATTGTCGTAACTGTAGATTTACTGACCACAGGAATCGATGTTCCGCAAATTTGCAATTTAGTTTTTATACGAAGAGTACGCTCCCGTATTCTTTTTGAACAAATGCTGGGTAGGGCAACACGATTATGCAAAGAAATCGACAAACAGTTTTTCAAAATTTACGATGCCGTCCGTGTGTATGAAGCTTTAGAAGATTATACACAGATGAAAACCGTTTCTAACCCTTCCATTTCTTTTCAGCAGCTGATTGAAGAATTGGAATATATTGATACACCGGAACGTGCCAAAAAACAACTGGAACAAATTGTTGCCAAATTACAGCGCAAAAAGAAACAAATAAACGAAGGCCAAATCGAACAATTCATGTATCTGGCCAAAGGAGAAACCCCTGAAGAATTTATTGAAAACCTTTTAGAAATTGAAAACGAAAACATCAAAAAAGTATTGGTTAATTATGCCAGCCTTTGGGATTTTCTGGACAAAAAAATATACCAGCCCAAGATGCAGTTAGTATCAGAACATCTGGATGAAGTTATTGGACTAGAGCGCGGTTACGGAAAAGCAGAAAAACCGGAAGATTATATCGAAGGTTTCAAAAAGTTTATCGAAGAAAACCGCAATCAGATCGTAGCTTTAAAAACCATCTGCACCAAACCGTCAGAACTGGACCGTAAATCACTAAAAGAACTCAAATTATTGTTAGATCAAAAAGGCTATAACGAAATCACGCTTGCTACAGCCTGGAAAAATGCCAAAAATCAGGATCTGGCGGCCGATATTATTTCTTTTATCAGGACATTAGCTTTGGATACGGATTTAGTAAGCCACGAAGAGCGTATTAAAAATGCCGTCAAAAAAATAAAAACAAGCCGTTCCTGGAATACCGTCCAGCTAAAATGGCTCGACCGTTTTGAAAACCAATTATTAGTGGAAACAGTACTCACAAAAGCCGATTTAGATTCCAGTCCTTTTCAGCAAGAAGGCGGATTTACACGATTGAATAAGATTTTTGAAAACGACTTAGAAAATATTCTGGCAACACTGAATGAAAATTTATATACGGCTTAA
- the rhuM gene encoding virulence protein RhuM/Fic/DOC family protein: MNNQIEIYKSLGNTTEVKVVFQDDTVWLSQAQLADLFQKDRTVISKHIRNIFNESELEEEVVCANFAHTTQHGAITGKTQEKITKYYNLDVIISVGYRVKSKQGTQFRQWATQRLKDYLVNGYALNEKRLKELNYKYADLKKAIKLAANTANIETLTSTEAKGILGVIQQYAYALETLDKYDHQNLTIDEGTSEQKEVQQLHYDYAIEQIKIWRNYQNAGDLFGNEKDQSFKSSLETIYQTFDSVDLYPTIEEKAANLLYFIVKNHSFSDGNKRIAAGLFVYFLDINNILLNESGNKRIGDNALVAITIMIAESKSEEKDIMVKLVVNLINSKN; the protein is encoded by the coding sequence GTGAACAATCAAATTGAAATATATAAATCATTGGGTAATACAACTGAAGTAAAAGTAGTATTCCAGGATGATACTGTTTGGCTCTCTCAAGCCCAGTTAGCCGATTTATTTCAAAAAGACAGAACTGTAATTTCAAAACATATTCGTAACATATTTAACGAAAGTGAACTGGAAGAAGAAGTGGTATGTGCAAATTTTGCACATACCACTCAACACGGAGCAATTACTGGGAAAACTCAAGAAAAAATAACCAAATATTACAACCTAGATGTAATTATTTCTGTGGGTTATCGTGTAAAATCAAAACAAGGAACCCAGTTTCGTCAATGGGCAACCCAGCGATTAAAGGATTATCTGGTAAACGGCTATGCCTTAAACGAAAAACGATTAAAAGAACTCAACTACAAATATGCCGATTTAAAAAAGGCCATAAAACTGGCTGCAAATACTGCCAATATAGAAACCCTAACTTCAACCGAAGCCAAAGGAATTCTGGGCGTGATTCAGCAATATGCTTATGCGCTCGAAACCCTAGACAAGTACGATCATCAGAATTTAACCATTGATGAAGGTACATCTGAACAAAAAGAAGTGCAGCAGCTGCATTATGATTATGCCATCGAACAAATTAAAATCTGGCGTAACTATCAGAACGCGGGGGACTTATTCGGAAACGAGAAAGACCAGTCTTTTAAAAGTTCACTCGAAACTATTTATCAAACTTTTGATAGCGTAGATTTGTACCCGACAATCGAAGAAAAAGCGGCCAACCTGCTTTATTTTATTGTTAAAAACCATTCTTTTTCAGATGGAAATAAACGAATTGCGGCAGGCTTGTTTGTTTATTTTTTAGATATAAATAACATTTTGCTAAACGAGTCAGGAAACAAAAGAATTGGAGACAACGCCCTGGTAGCAATTACCATCATGATTGCCGAAAGCAAATCAGAAGAAAAAGACATTATGGTCAAACTGGTCGTCAATTTGATCAACAGCAAAAATTAA